From a region of the Oryzias melastigma strain HK-1 linkage group LG4, ASM292280v2, whole genome shotgun sequence genome:
- the evi5b gene encoding ecotropic viral integration site 5 protein homolog isoform X3 — protein MASQVATPTSLQTTAASSSTSLSSPGLSPSSPAQLSPDDVELLAKLEEQNRLLETDSKSLRSMNGSRRNSGSSLVSSSSASSNLSHLEEDSWIMWGRIVNEWEEVRKKKEKQLKDLVRRGIPHHFRAIVWQLLCNAQNMPIKDQYSDLLKMTSPCEKLIRRDIARTYPEHEFFKEKDSLGQEVLFNVMKAYSLVDREVGYCQGSAFIVGLLLMQMPEEEAFCVFFKLMQEYRLRELFKPSMAELGLCMYQFESMLQEQLPELYVHFQAQSFHTSMYASSWFLTIFLTNFPLPFATRIFDIFMCEGLEIVFRVGLAILQMNQAELIQLDMEGMLQHFQKVIPHQFDSGPDKVIQAAYQVKYNAKKMKKLEKEYTTIKTKELEEQVEIKRLRTENRLLKQRIDTLEKKGPSQFSEESVLQLERELVQARLKEAESQCALKEMQDKILEMEKRNSSLPDDTNVARLQEELIGVKLREAEAMTGLKELKQQVRNLEEHWQRHLARTAGRWKDSPKRNTLSELQDKLMSVRLREAEAQAELRETRQRMLELETQNQIHSNQLRRAEQESRCLQERVQALTAQNKDMHVQLQEIKRKQAEIECKSKEEVMAVRLREADNIAAMAELQQHISELEIQKEEGKVQGQLNHTDSSQYIRDLKDQIEELKHEICCLKGQRGRLSQPTFDGIHIVNHYTGVEDAYRSSDDDGMEAPQSRSCTRIRLHPNLGDTDSEEDGETLRLTVPQNNNNNHKSTTV, from the exons GCTGCTGGAGACGGATAGCAAGTCTCTGCGCTCAATGAACGGCTCCCGGCGAAACTCTGGGTCCTCCCTGGTGTCTAgctcctccgcctcctccaaCCTGTCCCACCTGGAGGAGGACTCATGGATTATGTGGGGTCGCATTGTCAATGAGTGGGAGGAAGTGcggaagaaaaaggaaaaacagctcAAG gATCTTGTCAGAAGAGGGATCCCTCACCACTTCCGGGCGATTGTGTGGCAGCTGTTGTGTAACGCCCAAAACATGCCCATCAAGGATCAGTACTCGGACCTCCTGAAAATGACCTCCCCGTGTGAGAAGCTGATTCGTAGAGACATTGCTCGCACGTATCCCGAGCACGAGTTCTTCAAGGAGAAGGATAGCTTAGGCCAGGAAGTGCTCTTCAATGTCATGAAG GCATATTCCTTGGTGGACCGTGAGGTTGGCTACTGCCAGGGAAGTGCCTTCATTGTTGGCCTGCTGCTCATGCAG ATGCCAGAGGAGGAggctttctgtgtgtttttcaagCTGATGCAAGAGTACAGGTTACGGGAGCTCTTCAAGCCCAGCATGGCTGAGCTGGGACTGTGCATGTACCAGTTTGAGTCCATGCTTCAG GAGCAGCTCCCAGAGCTGTATGTACATTTTCAGGCTCAGAGCTTTCATACCTCCATGTACGCCTCCTCCTGGTTCCTCACCATCTTCCTCACCAATTTCCCTTTGCCGTTTGCCACGAGGATCTTTGACATATTTATGTGTGAG GGATTGGAAATAGTTTTCCGTGTGGGCCTGGCCATTCTTCAGATGAACCAGGCAGAACTCATCCAGCTCGACATGGAGGGAATGTTACAG CACTTTCAGAAAGTCATCCCACACCAGTTTGACAGTGGACCAGATAAGGTCATCCAGGCTGCATATCAAGTTAAATACAATGCTAAGAAGATGAAAAA GTTAGAAAAGGAATACACTACAATCAAAACTAAAGAGTTGGAGGAACAGGTGGAGATAAAG aggtTGCGAACAGAGAACAGGCTTCTGAAGCAGAGGATAGACACACTGGAGAAA AAAGGACCTTCTCAGTTCTCTGAGGAGTCTGTCCTTCAGCTGGAGCGGGAGCTCGTGCAGGCCCGGCTGAAGGAGGCGGAGTCCCAGTGTGCGCTCAAGGAAATGCAAGACAAGATTCTTGAAATGGAGAAG AGGAACTCGTCGCTGCCGGACGACACTAATGTGGCTCGACTGCAAGAGGAGCTGATCGGAGTGAAGCTGAGAGAAGCTGAGGCGATGACTGGACTGAAGGAGCTGAAACAGCAGGTCCGGAATCTGGAAGAGCATTGGCAG CGCCACCTGGCTCGCACGGCAGGTCGCTGGAAGGACAGCCCTAAGAGGAACACGCTGAGTGAGCTGCAGGACAAGCTGATGAGTGTGAGGCTGCGAGAGGCTGAGGCCCAAGCTGAGCTGAGAGAGACCAGGCAGAGGATGCTGGAGCTGGAGACCCAG AATCAGATTCACAGCAACCAGCTGCGGCGGGCGGAGCAGGAGAGCCGCTGCCTCCAGGAGCGCGTTCAAGCTCTGACGGCACAGAATAAAGACATGCACGTTCAGTTACAAGAGATCAAACGGAAACAAGCCGAGATCGAATGCAAG AGTAAGGAGGAGGTGATGGCTGTGAGGCTCCGAGAAGCAGACAACATCGCTGCAATGGCTGAGCTCCAGCAGCACATTTCAGAGCTGGAGATTCAG AAAGAGGAGGGAAAGGTCCAGGGCCAGCTGAACCACACAGACTCCAGCCAGTACATCCGCGACCTAAAAGACCAGATAGAGGAGCTGAAACACGAG ATTTGCTGCTTAAAGGGCCAGAGGGGCCGGCTGAGTCAGCCCACGTTTGACGGGATCCACATCGTCAACCACTACACCGGCGTGGAGGACGCTTACCGATCCTCTGACGACGACGGCATGGAGGCCCCCCAGTCGAGGAGCTGCACGCGCATCAGACTGCACCCCAACCTGGGGGACACGGACAGCGAGGAGGACGGGGAGACTCTGCGGCTCACCGTCCcgcagaacaacaacaacaaccacaagTCCACCACCGTGTGA
- the evi5b gene encoding EVI5-like protein isoform X1 has translation MASQVATPTSLQTTAASSSTSLSSPGLSPSSPAQLSPDDVELLAKLEEQNRLLETDSKSLRSMNGSRRNSGSSLVSSSSASSNLSHLEEDSWIMWGRIVNEWEEVRKKKEKQLKDLVRRGIPHHFRAIVWQLLCNAQNMPIKDQYSDLLKMTSPCEKLIRRDIARTYPEHEFFKEKDSLGQEVLFNVMKAYSLVDREVGYCQGSAFIVGLLLMQMPEEEAFCVFFKLMQEYRLRELFKPSMAELGLCMYQFESMLQEQLPELYVHFQAQSFHTSMYASSWFLTIFLTNFPLPFATRIFDIFMCEGLEIVFRVGLAILQMNQAELIQLDMEGMLQHFQKVIPHQFDSGPDKVIQAAYQVKYNAKKMKKLEKEYTTIKTKELEEQVEIKRLRTENRLLKQRIDTLEKESASLADRLIQGQVTRAQEAEENYLVKRELATLKQQCEEASAQLEQAKKTIRQLQQQPQAKGPSQFSEESVLQLERELVQARLKEAESQCALKEMQDKILEMEKRNSSLPDDTNVARLQEELIGVKLREAEAMTGLKELKQQVRNLEEHWQRHLARTAGRWKDSPKRNTLSELQDKLMSVRLREAEAQAELRETRQRMLELETQNQIHSNQLRRAEQESRCLQERVQALTAQNKDMHVQLQEIKRKQAEIECKSKEEVMAVRLREADNIAAMAELQQHISELEIQKEEGKVQGQLNHTDSSQYIRDLKDQIEELKHEICCLKGQRGRLSQPTFDGIHIVNHYTGVEDAYRSSDDDGMEAPQSRSCTRIRLHPNLGDTDSEEDGETLRLTVPQNNNNNHKSTTV, from the exons GCTGCTGGAGACGGATAGCAAGTCTCTGCGCTCAATGAACGGCTCCCGGCGAAACTCTGGGTCCTCCCTGGTGTCTAgctcctccgcctcctccaaCCTGTCCCACCTGGAGGAGGACTCATGGATTATGTGGGGTCGCATTGTCAATGAGTGGGAGGAAGTGcggaagaaaaaggaaaaacagctcAAG gATCTTGTCAGAAGAGGGATCCCTCACCACTTCCGGGCGATTGTGTGGCAGCTGTTGTGTAACGCCCAAAACATGCCCATCAAGGATCAGTACTCGGACCTCCTGAAAATGACCTCCCCGTGTGAGAAGCTGATTCGTAGAGACATTGCTCGCACGTATCCCGAGCACGAGTTCTTCAAGGAGAAGGATAGCTTAGGCCAGGAAGTGCTCTTCAATGTCATGAAG GCATATTCCTTGGTGGACCGTGAGGTTGGCTACTGCCAGGGAAGTGCCTTCATTGTTGGCCTGCTGCTCATGCAG ATGCCAGAGGAGGAggctttctgtgtgtttttcaagCTGATGCAAGAGTACAGGTTACGGGAGCTCTTCAAGCCCAGCATGGCTGAGCTGGGACTGTGCATGTACCAGTTTGAGTCCATGCTTCAG GAGCAGCTCCCAGAGCTGTATGTACATTTTCAGGCTCAGAGCTTTCATACCTCCATGTACGCCTCCTCCTGGTTCCTCACCATCTTCCTCACCAATTTCCCTTTGCCGTTTGCCACGAGGATCTTTGACATATTTATGTGTGAG GGATTGGAAATAGTTTTCCGTGTGGGCCTGGCCATTCTTCAGATGAACCAGGCAGAACTCATCCAGCTCGACATGGAGGGAATGTTACAG CACTTTCAGAAAGTCATCCCACACCAGTTTGACAGTGGACCAGATAAGGTCATCCAGGCTGCATATCAAGTTAAATACAATGCTAAGAAGATGAAAAA GTTAGAAAAGGAATACACTACAATCAAAACTAAAGAGTTGGAGGAACAGGTGGAGATAAAG aggtTGCGAACAGAGAACAGGCTTCTGAAGCAGAGGATAGACACACTGGAGAAA GAAAGTGCTTCCTTGGCAGATAGATTGATTCAG GGACAAGTAACTCGAGCTCAAGAGGCGGAGGAAAACTACCTGGTCAAGCGGGAGCTGGCCACACTCAAACAACAGTGCGAGGAGGCCAGTGCTCAGCTGGAGCAGGCCAAGAAAACCATCAGGCAGCTTCAGCAACAGCCACAAGCG AAAGGACCTTCTCAGTTCTCTGAGGAGTCTGTCCTTCAGCTGGAGCGGGAGCTCGTGCAGGCCCGGCTGAAGGAGGCGGAGTCCCAGTGTGCGCTCAAGGAAATGCAAGACAAGATTCTTGAAATGGAGAAG AGGAACTCGTCGCTGCCGGACGACACTAATGTGGCTCGACTGCAAGAGGAGCTGATCGGAGTGAAGCTGAGAGAAGCTGAGGCGATGACTGGACTGAAGGAGCTGAAACAGCAGGTCCGGAATCTGGAAGAGCATTGGCAG CGCCACCTGGCTCGCACGGCAGGTCGCTGGAAGGACAGCCCTAAGAGGAACACGCTGAGTGAGCTGCAGGACAAGCTGATGAGTGTGAGGCTGCGAGAGGCTGAGGCCCAAGCTGAGCTGAGAGAGACCAGGCAGAGGATGCTGGAGCTGGAGACCCAG AATCAGATTCACAGCAACCAGCTGCGGCGGGCGGAGCAGGAGAGCCGCTGCCTCCAGGAGCGCGTTCAAGCTCTGACGGCACAGAATAAAGACATGCACGTTCAGTTACAAGAGATCAAACGGAAACAAGCCGAGATCGAATGCAAG AGTAAGGAGGAGGTGATGGCTGTGAGGCTCCGAGAAGCAGACAACATCGCTGCAATGGCTGAGCTCCAGCAGCACATTTCAGAGCTGGAGATTCAG AAAGAGGAGGGAAAGGTCCAGGGCCAGCTGAACCACACAGACTCCAGCCAGTACATCCGCGACCTAAAAGACCAGATAGAGGAGCTGAAACACGAG ATTTGCTGCTTAAAGGGCCAGAGGGGCCGGCTGAGTCAGCCCACGTTTGACGGGATCCACATCGTCAACCACTACACCGGCGTGGAGGACGCTTACCGATCCTCTGACGACGACGGCATGGAGGCCCCCCAGTCGAGGAGCTGCACGCGCATCAGACTGCACCCCAACCTGGGGGACACGGACAGCGAGGAGGACGGGGAGACTCTGCGGCTCACCGTCCcgcagaacaacaacaacaaccacaagTCCACCACCGTGTGA
- the evi5b gene encoding EVI5-like protein isoform X2: MSLSWLLETDSKSLRSMNGSRRNSGSSLVSSSSASSNLSHLEEDSWIMWGRIVNEWEEVRKKKEKQLKDLVRRGIPHHFRAIVWQLLCNAQNMPIKDQYSDLLKMTSPCEKLIRRDIARTYPEHEFFKEKDSLGQEVLFNVMKAYSLVDREVGYCQGSAFIVGLLLMQMPEEEAFCVFFKLMQEYRLRELFKPSMAELGLCMYQFESMLQEQLPELYVHFQAQSFHTSMYASSWFLTIFLTNFPLPFATRIFDIFMCEGLEIVFRVGLAILQMNQAELIQLDMEGMLQHFQKVIPHQFDSGPDKVIQAAYQVKYNAKKMKKLEKEYTTIKTKELEEQVEIKRLRTENRLLKQRIDTLEKESASLADRLIQGQVTRAQEAEENYLVKRELATLKQQCEEASAQLEQAKKTIRQLQQQPQAKGPSQFSEESVLQLERELVQARLKEAESQCALKEMQDKILEMEKRNSSLPDDTNVARLQEELIGVKLREAEAMTGLKELKQQVRNLEEHWQRHLARTAGRWKDSPKRNTLSELQDKLMSVRLREAEAQAELRETRQRMLELETQNQIHSNQLRRAEQESRCLQERVQALTAQNKDMHVQLQEIKRKQAEIECKSKEEVMAVRLREADNIAAMAELQQHISELEIQKEEGKVQGQLNHTDSSQYIRDLKDQIEELKHEICCLKGQRGRLSQPTFDGIHIVNHYTGVEDAYRSSDDDGMEAPQSRSCTRIRLHPNLGDTDSEEDGETLRLTVPQNNNNNHKSTTV, from the exons ATGAGTTTATCCTG GCTGCTGGAGACGGATAGCAAGTCTCTGCGCTCAATGAACGGCTCCCGGCGAAACTCTGGGTCCTCCCTGGTGTCTAgctcctccgcctcctccaaCCTGTCCCACCTGGAGGAGGACTCATGGATTATGTGGGGTCGCATTGTCAATGAGTGGGAGGAAGTGcggaagaaaaaggaaaaacagctcAAG gATCTTGTCAGAAGAGGGATCCCTCACCACTTCCGGGCGATTGTGTGGCAGCTGTTGTGTAACGCCCAAAACATGCCCATCAAGGATCAGTACTCGGACCTCCTGAAAATGACCTCCCCGTGTGAGAAGCTGATTCGTAGAGACATTGCTCGCACGTATCCCGAGCACGAGTTCTTCAAGGAGAAGGATAGCTTAGGCCAGGAAGTGCTCTTCAATGTCATGAAG GCATATTCCTTGGTGGACCGTGAGGTTGGCTACTGCCAGGGAAGTGCCTTCATTGTTGGCCTGCTGCTCATGCAG ATGCCAGAGGAGGAggctttctgtgtgtttttcaagCTGATGCAAGAGTACAGGTTACGGGAGCTCTTCAAGCCCAGCATGGCTGAGCTGGGACTGTGCATGTACCAGTTTGAGTCCATGCTTCAG GAGCAGCTCCCAGAGCTGTATGTACATTTTCAGGCTCAGAGCTTTCATACCTCCATGTACGCCTCCTCCTGGTTCCTCACCATCTTCCTCACCAATTTCCCTTTGCCGTTTGCCACGAGGATCTTTGACATATTTATGTGTGAG GGATTGGAAATAGTTTTCCGTGTGGGCCTGGCCATTCTTCAGATGAACCAGGCAGAACTCATCCAGCTCGACATGGAGGGAATGTTACAG CACTTTCAGAAAGTCATCCCACACCAGTTTGACAGTGGACCAGATAAGGTCATCCAGGCTGCATATCAAGTTAAATACAATGCTAAGAAGATGAAAAA GTTAGAAAAGGAATACACTACAATCAAAACTAAAGAGTTGGAGGAACAGGTGGAGATAAAG aggtTGCGAACAGAGAACAGGCTTCTGAAGCAGAGGATAGACACACTGGAGAAA GAAAGTGCTTCCTTGGCAGATAGATTGATTCAG GGACAAGTAACTCGAGCTCAAGAGGCGGAGGAAAACTACCTGGTCAAGCGGGAGCTGGCCACACTCAAACAACAGTGCGAGGAGGCCAGTGCTCAGCTGGAGCAGGCCAAGAAAACCATCAGGCAGCTTCAGCAACAGCCACAAGCG AAAGGACCTTCTCAGTTCTCTGAGGAGTCTGTCCTTCAGCTGGAGCGGGAGCTCGTGCAGGCCCGGCTGAAGGAGGCGGAGTCCCAGTGTGCGCTCAAGGAAATGCAAGACAAGATTCTTGAAATGGAGAAG AGGAACTCGTCGCTGCCGGACGACACTAATGTGGCTCGACTGCAAGAGGAGCTGATCGGAGTGAAGCTGAGAGAAGCTGAGGCGATGACTGGACTGAAGGAGCTGAAACAGCAGGTCCGGAATCTGGAAGAGCATTGGCAG CGCCACCTGGCTCGCACGGCAGGTCGCTGGAAGGACAGCCCTAAGAGGAACACGCTGAGTGAGCTGCAGGACAAGCTGATGAGTGTGAGGCTGCGAGAGGCTGAGGCCCAAGCTGAGCTGAGAGAGACCAGGCAGAGGATGCTGGAGCTGGAGACCCAG AATCAGATTCACAGCAACCAGCTGCGGCGGGCGGAGCAGGAGAGCCGCTGCCTCCAGGAGCGCGTTCAAGCTCTGACGGCACAGAATAAAGACATGCACGTTCAGTTACAAGAGATCAAACGGAAACAAGCCGAGATCGAATGCAAG AGTAAGGAGGAGGTGATGGCTGTGAGGCTCCGAGAAGCAGACAACATCGCTGCAATGGCTGAGCTCCAGCAGCACATTTCAGAGCTGGAGATTCAG AAAGAGGAGGGAAAGGTCCAGGGCCAGCTGAACCACACAGACTCCAGCCAGTACATCCGCGACCTAAAAGACCAGATAGAGGAGCTGAAACACGAG ATTTGCTGCTTAAAGGGCCAGAGGGGCCGGCTGAGTCAGCCCACGTTTGACGGGATCCACATCGTCAACCACTACACCGGCGTGGAGGACGCTTACCGATCCTCTGACGACGACGGCATGGAGGCCCCCCAGTCGAGGAGCTGCACGCGCATCAGACTGCACCCCAACCTGGGGGACACGGACAGCGAGGAGGACGGGGAGACTCTGCGGCTCACCGTCCcgcagaacaacaacaacaaccacaagTCCACCACCGTGTGA
- the evi5b gene encoding ecotropic viral integration site 5 protein homolog isoform X5: MSGRKCGRKRKNSSSGFSETSNFVGIHRTFWFCTKELQIQVFITMKDLVRRGIPHHFRAIVWQLLCNAQNMPIKDQYSDLLKMTSPCEKLIRRDIARTYPEHEFFKEKDSLGQEVLFNVMKAYSLVDREVGYCQGSAFIVGLLLMQMPEEEAFCVFFKLMQEYRLRELFKPSMAELGLCMYQFESMLQEQLPELYVHFQAQSFHTSMYASSWFLTIFLTNFPLPFATRIFDIFMCEGLEIVFRVGLAILQMNQAELIQLDMEGMLQHFQKVIPHQFDSGPDKVIQAAYQVKYNAKKMKKLEKEYTTIKTKELEEQVEIKRLRTENRLLKQRIDTLEKESASLADRLIQGQVTRAQEAEENYLVKRELATLKQQCEEASAQLEQAKKTIRQLQQQPQAKGPSQFSEESVLQLERELVQARLKEAESQCALKEMQDKILEMEKRNSSLPDDTNVARLQEELIGVKLREAEAMTGLKELKQQVRNLEEHWQRHLARTAGRWKDSPKRNTLSELQDKLMSVRLREAEAQAELRETRQRMLELETQNQIHSNQLRRAEQESRCLQERVQALTAQNKDMHVQLQEIKRKQAEIECKSKEEVMAVRLREADNIAAMAELQQHISELEIQKEEGKVQGQLNHTDSSQYIRDLKDQIEELKHEICCLKGQRGRLSQPTFDGIHIVNHYTGVEDAYRSSDDDGMEAPQSRSCTRIRLHPNLGDTDSEEDGETLRLTVPQNNNNNHKSTTV, translated from the exons ATGAGTGGGAGGAAGTGcggaagaaaaaggaaaaacagctcAAG tGGTTTTAGTGAAACATCCAACTTTGTAGGAATACATAGAACATTTTGGTTTTGTACCAAAGAACTGCAGATCCAAGTATTCATCACTATGAAG gATCTTGTCAGAAGAGGGATCCCTCACCACTTCCGGGCGATTGTGTGGCAGCTGTTGTGTAACGCCCAAAACATGCCCATCAAGGATCAGTACTCGGACCTCCTGAAAATGACCTCCCCGTGTGAGAAGCTGATTCGTAGAGACATTGCTCGCACGTATCCCGAGCACGAGTTCTTCAAGGAGAAGGATAGCTTAGGCCAGGAAGTGCTCTTCAATGTCATGAAG GCATATTCCTTGGTGGACCGTGAGGTTGGCTACTGCCAGGGAAGTGCCTTCATTGTTGGCCTGCTGCTCATGCAG ATGCCAGAGGAGGAggctttctgtgtgtttttcaagCTGATGCAAGAGTACAGGTTACGGGAGCTCTTCAAGCCCAGCATGGCTGAGCTGGGACTGTGCATGTACCAGTTTGAGTCCATGCTTCAG GAGCAGCTCCCAGAGCTGTATGTACATTTTCAGGCTCAGAGCTTTCATACCTCCATGTACGCCTCCTCCTGGTTCCTCACCATCTTCCTCACCAATTTCCCTTTGCCGTTTGCCACGAGGATCTTTGACATATTTATGTGTGAG GGATTGGAAATAGTTTTCCGTGTGGGCCTGGCCATTCTTCAGATGAACCAGGCAGAACTCATCCAGCTCGACATGGAGGGAATGTTACAG CACTTTCAGAAAGTCATCCCACACCAGTTTGACAGTGGACCAGATAAGGTCATCCAGGCTGCATATCAAGTTAAATACAATGCTAAGAAGATGAAAAA GTTAGAAAAGGAATACACTACAATCAAAACTAAAGAGTTGGAGGAACAGGTGGAGATAAAG aggtTGCGAACAGAGAACAGGCTTCTGAAGCAGAGGATAGACACACTGGAGAAA GAAAGTGCTTCCTTGGCAGATAGATTGATTCAG GGACAAGTAACTCGAGCTCAAGAGGCGGAGGAAAACTACCTGGTCAAGCGGGAGCTGGCCACACTCAAACAACAGTGCGAGGAGGCCAGTGCTCAGCTGGAGCAGGCCAAGAAAACCATCAGGCAGCTTCAGCAACAGCCACAAGCG AAAGGACCTTCTCAGTTCTCTGAGGAGTCTGTCCTTCAGCTGGAGCGGGAGCTCGTGCAGGCCCGGCTGAAGGAGGCGGAGTCCCAGTGTGCGCTCAAGGAAATGCAAGACAAGATTCTTGAAATGGAGAAG AGGAACTCGTCGCTGCCGGACGACACTAATGTGGCTCGACTGCAAGAGGAGCTGATCGGAGTGAAGCTGAGAGAAGCTGAGGCGATGACTGGACTGAAGGAGCTGAAACAGCAGGTCCGGAATCTGGAAGAGCATTGGCAG CGCCACCTGGCTCGCACGGCAGGTCGCTGGAAGGACAGCCCTAAGAGGAACACGCTGAGTGAGCTGCAGGACAAGCTGATGAGTGTGAGGCTGCGAGAGGCTGAGGCCCAAGCTGAGCTGAGAGAGACCAGGCAGAGGATGCTGGAGCTGGAGACCCAG AATCAGATTCACAGCAACCAGCTGCGGCGGGCGGAGCAGGAGAGCCGCTGCCTCCAGGAGCGCGTTCAAGCTCTGACGGCACAGAATAAAGACATGCACGTTCAGTTACAAGAGATCAAACGGAAACAAGCCGAGATCGAATGCAAG AGTAAGGAGGAGGTGATGGCTGTGAGGCTCCGAGAAGCAGACAACATCGCTGCAATGGCTGAGCTCCAGCAGCACATTTCAGAGCTGGAGATTCAG AAAGAGGAGGGAAAGGTCCAGGGCCAGCTGAACCACACAGACTCCAGCCAGTACATCCGCGACCTAAAAGACCAGATAGAGGAGCTGAAACACGAG ATTTGCTGCTTAAAGGGCCAGAGGGGCCGGCTGAGTCAGCCCACGTTTGACGGGATCCACATCGTCAACCACTACACCGGCGTGGAGGACGCTTACCGATCCTCTGACGACGACGGCATGGAGGCCCCCCAGTCGAGGAGCTGCACGCGCATCAGACTGCACCCCAACCTGGGGGACACGGACAGCGAGGAGGACGGGGAGACTCTGCGGCTCACCGTCCcgcagaacaacaacaacaaccacaagTCCACCACCGTGTGA